From the genome of Enoplosus armatus isolate fEnoArm2 chromosome 21, fEnoArm2.hap1, whole genome shotgun sequence, one region includes:
- the LOC139304277 gene encoding beta-1,4-galactosyltransferase 2-like translates to MSGLAKMLKNLFNLLAIFALFSLACFVVLTFYSKSNTLTFFAKSYYVANENDTLSSVIKERVHELWEMKTDAPKASQEMIPTLVPKNKTLGPCPDTPPRLVGPLRVEFNSKRTLDEVRKEISSPLQQGGRYRPPDCISKQKVAIIIPFRNRHEHLNHWLYYLHPILMRQQLDYGVYVINQDGEGVFNRAKLMNAGYVEALKEYDYECFVFSDIDLVPIDDRNLYRCFNNPRHLAVAMDKFNFRLPYNTYFGGVSSLSKEQYLKINGFPNTYWGWGGEDDDIYRRIFFRGMSISRPDSVLGKYKMIKHERDLHNEPNPKNPGKLTKTQWNMDKDGINSLNYKVKEIVKDVLYTFINVDIQAPPS, encoded by the exons ATGTCAGGGCTggcaaaaatgctgaaaaatctCTTTAACCTACTGGCAATTTTTGCTTTGTTCAGTCTGGCGTGTTTTGTTGTGCTCACATTCTACAGCAAAAGCAACACTTTAACTTTTTTCGCGAAGTCATATTATGTGGCAAATGAAAACGACACCCTTTCCTCTGTGATAAAAGAACGTGTCCACGAGCTGTGGGAAATGAAGACTGACGCCCCAAAAGCCAGCCAAGAGATGATACCGACACTAGTCCCAAAGAACAAGACTTTGGGACCCTGCCCTGACACCCCTCCAAGACTTGTGGGTCCCCTCCGCGTGGAGTTTAATTCCAAAAGGACTTTGGATGAGGTGAGAAAGGAGATCAGCTCTCCTCTTCAGCAGGGAGGACGGTACAGGCCACCAGACTGTATCTCCAAACAGAAG GTGGCGATCATCATCCCATTCCGAAATCGCCATGAGCACCTGAATCACTGGCTGTATTACCTCCACCCTATATTGATGCGTCAGCAGTTGGACTACGGTGTGTATGTCATCAACCAGGATGGAGAGGGAGTGTTCAACCGGGCCAAACTGATGAATGCAGGCTATGTTGAGGCACTGAAGGAATATGATTATGAGTGCTTCGTCTTCTCCGACATAGATCTGGTTCCTATAGATGACCGTAACCTCTATAGATGTTTTAACAATCCCCGACACTTGGCTGTGGCTATGGACAAATTTAACTTCCGATTACCCTATAACACCTACTTTGGTGGGGTTTCCTCATTGTCCAAGGAGCAATACTTGAAGATTAACGGCTTCCCAAACACTTACTGGGGCTGGGGTGGCGAGGATGACGATATCTACAGGCGAATTTTCTTCCGTGGAATGTCCATTTCTCGACCTGACTCGGTGTTGGGAAAGTACAAAATGATCAAGCATGAGAGAGACTTGCACAATGAGCCTAACCCAAAGAATCCTGGCAAACTGACCAAAACCCAGTGGAACATGGATAAAGATGGAATTAATTCCCTCAATTACAAAGTCAAGGAGATTGTGAAGGATGTGCTGTACACTTTTATCAATGTGGATATTCAGGCTCCGCCAAGCTGA